In Paenibacillus dendritiformis, the DNA window TGCAATCTTATTAAAAAGCATCATCCGCGTTACAACGTGCTGCTGAAGGATGACAAGACGTTCCCATATATCAAAATAACGAATGAACGCCACCCGCGGCTGGAGGTGACGCGCCGGGTGCTGAAGGATAAGGCCAAATATTTCGGTCCTTATCCGAACGGCTTCGCCGCCCAGCAGACGAAGAAGCTGCTCGATCGCCTCTACCCGCTGCGTAAATGCTCCACGCTGCCGGACCGGGTCTGCTTATACTATCACATCGGCCAATGCTTGGCGCCGTGCGAGTACGAGGTGACCGAATCCGAATATGAAAACATGGTGCAGGAGATCACCAAATTTCTCGGCGGGGGGCACGAAGAGATTAAACGCGAACTGCAGCGGAAAATGGAGGAGGCGGCCGAAGAACTGCAATTCGAGCGGGCCAAGGAATACCGCGATCAGCTGATGGCAATCGCCGCGATTATGGAGAAGCAGAACATCAATACATCCGATCAGGCCGATCGGGATGTGTTCGGGTTCGCGGTGGACAAGGGCTGGATGTGCGTACAGATTCTTTATATCCGTCAAGGAAAAATGATTGAGCGCCATACGACTCAATTCCCGTTCTACGGCGAGCCTTATGCCGACTTCATGTCCTTCGTGACGCAATATTACAGCGAGAATCCGGCGGTTCCAAAGGAAATTCTGCTTCCGGATCCGGAAGGGCTGGCTGCGCTGGCGGCGGCCCCTGAAGCCGATCCGGCTGCGATGAAGGCCGGACAAGAGCCGGACAGAGATACAGATGAATCCGGCAGCGGTGCGGATGCGGACCAAGCAGAGGACTCGGCGGACGGAGAAGAACGGGAAAACGGGGAGGAACCGAAGGGGCCGGAGGCCGTCCCGCATGCCGAAGAGAGCTTGGCGACGACGGAAGCGCTCCAGCAATGGCTGAAGGTGAAGGTCCTGCTGCCGAAGCGCGGGTTGAAGAGGCAGATGGTCTCGATGGCGATGGAAAATGCGAGCGTCGCATTGGACGAGAAGTTCAAGCTGGTCGAGCGGAACGAGGAGCGGACGCAGCGGGCAGCCCAGCGGCTCGGGGAGGCGCTCGGGATCGGCGCGCTTCGCCGGATCGAGGCCTTCGATAACTCGAATATCCAGGGGGCCGATCCGGTCTCCGCGATGGTCGTCTTCACCGACGGGAAGCCGGACAAGAAGGAATACCGGAAATACAAGGTGCGCACCGTCGTCGGACCGGATGATTACGAGACGATGCGCGAAGTGATCCGCCGACGCTATGAACGGGTGCTGAAGGAGCAGCTCGACATGCCGGATCTCATTATCGTGGACGGCGGCCGCGGTCAGATGTCGGCGGCGCTTGATGTGCTCGAGAATGAGCTTGGCCTCGATATCCCGGTATGCGGTCTTGTGAAGGACAATAAGCACAAGACGGCGCAGTTGATGGCCGGATTCCCGCCCGCCATCGTTCCGCTTGCGCGGGACAGCCAGGAGTTCTATCTGCTGCAGCGCATCCAGGAGGAGGTTCACCGCTTCGCGATTTCGTTCCACCGCGAACGGCGGGCCAAGTCGATGGTCACTTCGGCGCTCGATTCCATTCCGGGCATTGGCGAGAAGCGGCGGAAACGGCTCCTGAAGCATTTCGGCTCCTTGAAGAAAATTCGGGAAGCTTCGGTCGAGGAGTTCCGGGAAGTCGGGATCGGCGAGAAGCTGGCGAACACGATATTGGCCTCGCTCCGGCAAGAGAAGGAACCCCATGAAGCGGAGCCGGATGCCCCGGACATGGAGACGGCCGATGGAGGCAATGATGAATAAAATGAAACAAGCGAAGCTTTGCAGGCCGTTCCTGCAAAGCTTCTTTTTTATTTGCAGGTTTGCCGGTTCCAGCGTAGTGGCTTCCGCTTGGCCGGGGCGGGTCGGCCTTGCTTGGGCTTAGAACGGTGGGCCGGACCCTCCCAGGCAGGGTTCGCAGCTCCTTATAAGCAATCTCCCCTCCGCTCAGAATCGAAGAACCGCTATAAAACATGTTCCTGATTAGATGGGATAGCAGAACTACAAATGCAAAGCGATAAGCGATCCTGACGGTATGGGATCACGGCCTCACGTTTATAGACCGGCGTTCCGGGGAATGTTATGATGTTGGTCAAGGAATAAGCATTGAGCCGGCAAAGGGTGTGTTGACATGTCTTTCGACCGCGAGACGATTAGAACGAAGCTGCAAGCGCAGATTCAAGCGAACGGGCATATTATCGGCGTAGCGGCCGGAGCGGGCATCACCGCGAAATATGCGGTAAAGGGCGGAGCGGATTTCATTTTGGCCCTAAATTCAGGCCGGTTCCGCCAGATGGGATTGAGCTCGCTCGGAGGGCTGCTTCCCTTTTCGAACAGTAACGATCTCGTGATGGAATTCGGGTCCAGGGAAATTATCCCTATCGTAAGAGAGGTTCCTGTTATCTTTGGACTTTGCGCGACGGATCCGACCATTGAATTGGAGCAATATATCGAATGGATTCGGGAACAGGGCTTTTCTGGCATAAATAACTATCCGACCGTCGGATTAATGGGCGGTCTTTTTGGTGAGGCTTTGAAGGAAGACGGGACTAGCTTCGACGCTGAAATCGAGGCGATTCGGATAGCGCATAGGAAAGGCTTGTTTACGATCGCGTTTGTGTTCGAAGAGGATCAGGCCCGGCGCATGGCCGCGGCCGGAGCGGATATCGTGTGCGCGCATTTGGGCTTCACGAAGGGCGGCGTTCTCGGCGCGAAAAAAGTATTGTCGCTCAAAGCGGCGGCGGAGTTGGCAAAAGCTATTTTTAAAGCTTGCGACGAGGTCAATCCCGGCGTTATGAAAATGGTCTACGGCGGGCCGGTCAACACGCCTTCCGATGTGGAGTATATGTACGACAATACCGGAGCCGTGGGTTATTTGGGCGGATCGTCCTTCGAGCGAATTCCTTCCGAAGCGGCGATTACGCAGACGGCCAGCGAGTTCAAGGAGGCGGGGCTGACCGAGCAGGATAAGCTCCTTCGCCATATGCTGGAGGGCGTGGCCAAGCATTATGATTATGTGCAGTTCGTGAAGGAGTATGTGGCCGCGAATTACATGAATGAGATTTCGTTTGCGGAACTCGCTTTGGTAGCCCATATTTCGCGGACGCATTTAAGCTATTTGTTCAAAAAAGAGGTTGGGTGCACTTTCCCCGAATACGTGACGAGGTTCCGAATCAACAAGGCTATGGAGTTCATGAAGCAGGACCATATCGAGCTGTCCGAGGTGTCGGCGCTCGCCGGATACAATGACTACGCCCATTTCAGCAAAACCTTCAAAAAACTGACGGGGGTGTCCCCCCGAGAATATCGACGTCAGTACAAAAACACATAAACGCCGTACAAATTCACATGAATTGCCCTTTTGAAAGCTCTATACTTGAGTTGTAAGCAAGTTCAGCAATTCTTGAAACACTTCCACTTTTCCGAGGAGGTTATGCCATTGAAAACAGTCGCGATAGTCGGAACGTTTGATTCGAAAGGAACCGAGTTTTCTTTTGTCAGAGATATGCTTCAAGGTCTTGGGCTGAATACGCTTACGATTCATAGCGGGGTGTTCGAGCCAATGTTCGTCCCGGATGTCTCGAATGAAGAAGTGGCGCGGGAAGCTGGAGCGGACATTCGTGAAATCGCCTCCAAACGGGACCGATCGTTAGCAACGGAAGTCCTTGCGAAGGGCATGGAAAAGCTGATTCCGAGACTGTATGCGGAAGGTAAATTCGATGGAATCATCTCCTTCGGCGGCAGCGGCGGCACATCTATCGTCACGCCCGGAATGAGAGCGCTCCCAATCGGCGTGCCGAAGATAATGGTGTCGACCGTCGCGTCCGGGAATGTCTCGCAATATGTCGGGACGAGCGATATTATGATGTATCCATCTATCGTCGACGTGTCGGGACTGAACTCGATTTCGACCAAAATATTTACGAACGCGGCCTTGGCGATCGCCGGTATGCTGAAGTTCGAGGTGGAGCATGCCGTAGAGAAAAAACCGCTCATCGCGGCGACGATGTTCGGGCTGACGACGCCTTGCGTCAATCAAGCACGTGAATATCTGGAGGAACAAGGCTATGAAGTGGTCGTGTTCCATGCCACGGGCGCCGGCGGCAAGACGATGGAACGGTTGATCGATTCCGGATTCTTCGATGGCGTGCTGGATATTACGACTACGGAATGGTGCGACGAGCTGGTCGGCGGCGTGCTCAATGCCGGACCGAACCGGCTTGAGGCGGCCGCGCGGGCGCATGTGCCTCAAGTGGTATCGACAGGAGCGCTGGACATGGTCAACTTCGGCCCCTTCGACACGGTGCCGGAGAAGTTCGCGAATCGAACGTTCTACAAGCATAATCCGACCGTCACGTTGATGAGAACAACCGTGGAGGAAAATAAAGAGCTCGGCAAAATTATCGCCGGGAAGTTGAATGAGGCGACCGCCCCGACCGCGCTCATGCTGCCATTGAAGGGCGTATCCGGTCTGGATGTGGAAGGGCAGCCATTCTACGGACCGGAAGAGGATCGGGCGTTGTTCGACACGCTGAGACAGGAGATTGACCGCAATGCCGTAGAGCTCATCGAACTGGATGCGGACATCAATGACAAGAGCTTTGCGCTGGCCGCAGCCCGGAAGCTGGTCGAACTGATGCGGAAGCACACACAAGAGGAGGATGCAAAATGAAACGAACTCGTCAGGAAATCATCAGCCAACTGAAAGCGCAAGTCGCTAATGGAGACATGATTTTGGGCGCCGGAGCGGGAACCGGGATTTCAGCCAAGAGCGGCGAAGCGGGCGGCGTCGATTTGATTATCATTTACAACTCGGGAAGATACAGAATGGCCGGCCGGGGTTCCCTGGCAGGATTGATGCCTTACGGGGACGCCAACCAGATCGTCGTCGATATGGGGGCGGAAGTATTGCCGGTCGTGAAGCGCGCTCCGGTGCTGGCGGGCGTGTGCGGCACCGATCCGTTCCGCATCATGGACGTGTTCCTGAAGCAATTGAAGGAGCAAGGCTTCGCGGGCGTGCAGAACTTCCCGACCGTCGGCCTGATCGACGGCGTCTTCCGGGCGAATCTGGAAGAGACGGGCATGGGCTATGATCTGGAAGTGGACATGATTCGCAAGGCCCATGAGCTGGATATGCTCACGACGCCGTATGTATTCGACGAGGAGCAGGCGATCAAGATGGCCAAGGCGGGCGCGGATATTTTGGTCGCGCATATGGGCTTGACGACCAAAGGGACGATCGGCGCGAAGACCGCGCTCACTCTTGACGATTGCGCCAAGAGAATCCAGGCTATCGCTGACGCGGGCCGGTCGGTCAATCCGGATATTTTGGTCATTTGCCATGGCGGTCCGATTGCGGAGCCGGAGGATGCCCGCTATATTTTC includes these proteins:
- the uvrC gene encoding excinuclease ABC subunit UvrC, which translates into the protein MSDSDKNRPNWRAERWKARWNERYAPEQEDELDAEALAERAQALEQIHHKLALLPDAPGCYLMKNREGTIIYVGKAKVLKNRVRSYFSGSHDGKTQRLVAEIRDFEYIVTGSNMEALILECNLIKKHHPRYNVLLKDDKTFPYIKITNERHPRLEVTRRVLKDKAKYFGPYPNGFAAQQTKKLLDRLYPLRKCSTLPDRVCLYYHIGQCLAPCEYEVTESEYENMVQEITKFLGGGHEEIKRELQRKMEEAAEELQFERAKEYRDQLMAIAAIMEKQNINTSDQADRDVFGFAVDKGWMCVQILYIRQGKMIERHTTQFPFYGEPYADFMSFVTQYYSENPAVPKEILLPDPEGLAALAAAPEADPAAMKAGQEPDRDTDESGSGADADQAEDSADGEERENGEEPKGPEAVPHAEESLATTEALQQWLKVKVLLPKRGLKRQMVSMAMENASVALDEKFKLVERNEERTQRAAQRLGEALGIGALRRIEAFDNSNIQGADPVSAMVVFTDGKPDKKEYRKYKVRTVVGPDDYETMREVIRRRYERVLKEQLDMPDLIIVDGGRGQMSAALDVLENELGLDIPVCGLVKDNKHKTAQLMAGFPPAIVPLARDSQEFYLLQRIQEEVHRFAISFHRERRAKSMVTSALDSIPGIGEKRRKRLLKHFGSLKKIREASVEEFREVGIGEKLANTILASLRQEKEPHEAEPDAPDMETADGGNDE
- a CDS encoding phosphoenolpyruvate hydrolase family protein; protein product: MSFDRETIRTKLQAQIQANGHIIGVAAGAGITAKYAVKGGADFILALNSGRFRQMGLSSLGGLLPFSNSNDLVMEFGSREIIPIVREVPVIFGLCATDPTIELEQYIEWIREQGFSGINNYPTVGLMGGLFGEALKEDGTSFDAEIEAIRIAHRKGLFTIAFVFEEDQARRMAAAGADIVCAHLGFTKGGVLGAKKVLSLKAAAELAKAIFKACDEVNPGVMKMVYGGPVNTPSDVEYMYDNTGAVGYLGGSSFERIPSEAAITQTASEFKEAGLTEQDKLLRHMLEGVAKHYDYVQFVKEYVAANYMNEISFAELALVAHISRTHLSYLFKKEVGCTFPEYVTRFRINKAMEFMKQDHIELSEVSALAGYNDYAHFSKTFKKLTGVSPREYRRQYKNT
- a CDS encoding Tm-1-like ATP-binding domain-containing protein, with amino-acid sequence MKTVAIVGTFDSKGTEFSFVRDMLQGLGLNTLTIHSGVFEPMFVPDVSNEEVAREAGADIREIASKRDRSLATEVLAKGMEKLIPRLYAEGKFDGIISFGGSGGTSIVTPGMRALPIGVPKIMVSTVASGNVSQYVGTSDIMMYPSIVDVSGLNSISTKIFTNAALAIAGMLKFEVEHAVEKKPLIAATMFGLTTPCVNQAREYLEEQGYEVVVFHATGAGGKTMERLIDSGFFDGVLDITTTEWCDELVGGVLNAGPNRLEAAARAHVPQVVSTGALDMVNFGPFDTVPEKFANRTFYKHNPTVTLMRTTVEENKELGKIIAGKLNEATAPTALMLPLKGVSGLDVEGQPFYGPEEDRALFDTLRQEIDRNAVELIELDADINDKSFALAAARKLVELMRKHTQEEDAK
- a CDS encoding phosphoenolpyruvate hydrolase family protein, yielding MKRTRQEIISQLKAQVANGDMILGAGAGTGISAKSGEAGGVDLIIIYNSGRYRMAGRGSLAGLMPYGDANQIVVDMGAEVLPVVKRAPVLAGVCGTDPFRIMDVFLKQLKEQGFAGVQNFPTVGLIDGVFRANLEETGMGYDLEVDMIRKAHELDMLTTPYVFDEEQAIKMAKAGADILVAHMGLTTKGTIGAKTALTLDDCAKRIQAIADAGRSVNPDILVICHGGPIAEPEDARYIFEHTTGIDGFFGASSIERFAAEVGIRQQAEAFKNVKLNK